GGAAGAATTGGTGTAGAAGCTAGCTTAAGTATTCTTTGAATAAAATCCCTCGTTGGCAAAACAATAATGTTTTTGTCCGACGAGGGATTTTTGCTGTGTAACCGTTTCGGGTTTTGCGTTCCGGTAAGCTTCAGAGTATAAATTTCAATTTATTACTAAAATTTATTATAAGCGCAAAGCTCCAAAATTGCACGTCAGCCCGCCTGACGTAAAACCCGTGTTATAAGGCACTTTTCCCTCTGTTTTTATTTTATTGTCGGGTCAAAACCGTACATAAAATTATTTAAGTGACCATCTGAACTTTCAAGTCCGACAATGTCCATAAGTTCTTCATAGTAACTGCAAACCCGTTCTCTATCTTCTGTGTCAAGGTCAATATAAATTTCGGCGAACCGGTCAAGTCCTTTCTTAATCGCATCCTGATACTCTTTGCTGGTCACATTTCCTTTGTCTGCAAGAGTTTTAAAGTCGTCAGCTGAAATGTTAATTTTCTCGGTCAAGATTGGTTTCAATCTAAGGTCACTAATTCCTGGATAAAACAATTTATTATCCTGTAGAAATTTCTCTTTGTTTTTGAACTCATCGAATTTTGCCATTGCGTTTGCTGGTATTTTTACTTGTCCTTGTCTACAAGTTGCGAAAAGGAAAATAGTCAGTCCAATTAGTAAGGTTATTATTTGTTTCAAAGTTGTCTTTCAAAATGTCCTATGATATTTGTATTGACGCTACTCAAAGTAGCGTCAAGCATATCAAGTCTAGCATGGTTGACGCTACTGAGTAACTCTTTATAGCTCTAGGCTATTGAAGGGCGAGGCCGGTTATGCTGTGCCACATGGGTATAGATTGTGGTTATATTTATGCTAGAATCGTACTGTTTCTATTTTGTGGCTGTTGAACGGTAACCGTGGTCTGATGATAGCAAACGCGAGTCGTTCAACGCGGCGCGAAACGGAGCTTCGCGCTACAGCTCATGCCAATAGGTGTGGGGCCAGAGCTGCCAGTCGTCGGTCAACCTAGCTTTTACCGGGTTTTCCAGCACGTAGCTGATGATACGCTCCATCTCACCGGCGTCGCGGATGAGGTGGTCGTAGCTTTCGCGCTGCCAGAACTGACCGCTTCTGCCCAGCAGCGCATTGCACTTGGTTGCCGAGTAGCTTTTGATGGATTGCAAGGTGCGTAGGAGCGGCAGGGATGCATCCGGGAGTGTAGCGACGAGATGTACGTGGTTGGGCATGATGCAGTAGCAGACCAAGTGGTAGCCGCAATCATCATAATAGTGAAGCGCTTCGGCCACGACGCCCGCCACGGTGGGTTCATCCAGCCAAGTTGGGCCGATGCTAGCTTGGTCGAGCAGCTTATCGAACCGACCGAAGTAGCGTTTCTGGCGGGCGTACGAATCTTCCATGGAGTGCTGCTTATCTAGCTGCTCCCATTCGGTTCGGAGGTTATCCAGCACAGCGCGAGGCAGCGAGCCAGCTAGTCGGAAAGTAATGAACAGGTTCACGCCCGGTGGCAAGCGGTGCGGCAGATTGCGCCGATAATAGGTTAAATCCGTATCTAGCACAGATATCAAATAAAGGCAGCAGAACGTCGTAGCGCGAAGCTCCCGCTTCGCGCCCGCGCCGCGTTGAACGATGTCGTAGGATGACAGCCACAATAATGCCGTTCTGTTGCTGTTGTTCTAACGGTGCGCGAAGCGGGAGCTTCGCGCTACGACGTTCTGCTGCCTATTGCTTTAACGGTGCGCGAAGCAGAAGCTTCGCGCTATATTCGTCTATGCATCACCTCCGCTACCTAGCCCTGTTCTTCCTAGCTACGGCCTGCGTGCCGCTCGGTACGCCCATCACCGACCCCAATGCTGCTCGCCAGCCTGGCCAGCAGAAGCCCCCGGAATACTACGCCGACCGTACCTTACGCTACCAGGATTACACCTATGATCCCAATGTGCGCTCGGTGCAGTGCTACGTGTACACAGGCGTAAACACCGAGATATTCCAGCCGCCCGTGGTGCCGCTTTCCCAGGAGCAGCCGATTCAGCTGGAGTTTGACTTGGTGAACACCGGTTCTCAGCGCCTCACCGCCAAGCTCATCCACTGCGACATAGACTGGAAGCCGTCGGTGCTCACGGACATGCAGTTTCTCAGCGAGATAAACGAGTTTTTGCTGACGAACTATCGCACTTCCATCAACACCAAGATGCCGTATTACCACTACAAGCTGCAAGTGCCACGCGTGAAACTGAGTGGCAACTACTTGCTAGTAGTGCAGGGGCAAGGCGGCACGCCGCTGCTAAGCCGGCGCCTGCTAGTGTACCAGAACAACGTAGAAGTAAACCTAGCTCAAGGCATTCCGGTGGCTGGCTCGGAGCGCTACACCTTGCAGCAGGTAGATTTTGGCATCCGCTACAATGGCATGGAAATAATCAACCCAACGCAGGAAGTGAAGGTGATTTTGCGTCAGAACTTCCGCTGGGATAATGCCAAAATCGGGCTCAAGCCTACCTTTGTGCGTGACGCCGAGCGGCGCCTCGATTATCAGTACTTCAACTTCGAGAATGCCTTCGCCGCCAGCAGTGAGTTTCGTTTTTTTGATACTCGCTCGTTGCGGCAGCTAGGAGTGGGCATGGCGCACCTAGACCAGGCAGCTACCCCCCGCGAGGTAACCCTGACACCAGAAGCCACGCGCAACGGCCAAAGCTATACGCAATACCAAGATATCAACGGCCAGCGCGTGTTCGAAAACCGTGAGTACGGCAACGGCGAAACCAACGGCGATTACGCCAACGTCACCTTTCAACTCCACGCGGAGCAAGCCGCACCTGGCCCGGTCTACGTCTTTGGCGCCCTCACCGATTGGCAGTTGAAAGATGAGTTCCGCCTCAACTACGACGCGGCCACGCAGCAATACACCTGCAAGGCTCTGCTGAAGCAAGGCTACTACAACTATTACTATGTGGTCGGAAAGCAAGGCACCGCCCCCGACGATGTATACTTCGAAGGCAGCCACCAGGAAACTGAAAACCAGTACGATCTGCTCGTCTATTACCGTCCGCCTGGCACCCGCGCGGATTTATTGATTGGCTATAAATCGATTGACTTTAATGCTAGACCTTAGCTACTCACCAAGCTAGCTTTTGCGCTGCCTTTCAAGGCGTAAAGTTGTAAAAAGCCTACCCTCTGCCGCTGCGGAAGGTGGGCTTTTTGCTTGAAAACGAAGCCGTAACCAAACATTAACCTCAACGTTGCTAACAACTGAGTCCCCTCCCGACCCTACATTTTGCAAACCCACCTAGCTCTCTCCCATGAAAAAGCCCGTCATCCTCGGCCACACGCTGGCCCTCTTGTTCTTGCTCAATTCTTGCGCCACCAACCCTGTCACTGGTAAGAAAGAAGTGATGCTCGTGTCGGAAGGACAAGAGCTAGCTATGGGGCAACAGTCGGACCCATCGGTTATCAATCAGTTTGGTCTGTACCCAGATCAGAAGATTCAGAGCTTTATCAACGATAAGGGCAAGAAGATGGGCGCTGTGTCGCACCGCGCCAACATCAACTACCAGTTCCGTGTTGTCGATTCACCCATCATCAATGCCTTCGCGGTGCCGGGTGGCTACGTGTATTTCACCCGCGGCATCATGGCGCATTTCAATAATGAAGCGCAATTTGCGGGTGTGCTAGGTCACGAAATCGGGCACGTAACGGCTCGGCACTCGGCTAAGCAGCAGACCAATGCCATTCTGGGGCAAGTAGGCTTGATGGGTGCTATGATTGCTTCGCCGCGCTTGGCGCAGTTTGGCGATCAGGCCTCACAAGGCATGCAACTGCTGTTCCTCAAGTTTGGGCGCGACGACGAAAGCCAGTCGGATGAGCTAGGGGTGCAGTACTCCTCCCAAATCGGCTACGATGCTGCCCAAATGGCTGATTTCTTCCGCACGCTACAACGCCAGCAGGAGCAAAGCAGCGCCGAACCCGTTCCGGATTTTCTTTCTACGCACCCCAATCCTGCCGACCGCTACGAGCGGGTACATCAGCTAGCGGCCCAATGGAAGCAACAAAATGGTAGTGCTACAACAAAGCTAGCTGTCAACCGAGACCAGTATCTGCGGCTAATTGATGGCATCGTGTACGGAGAAGACCCCAAGCAAGGCTTCGTGGAAGGTAATGCCTTTTACCACCCCGAGTTGAAGTTCCGTCTGCCGGTGCCGAGCGGCTGGAAGCATCAAAATACGCCTCAACAATTTCAGATGGCTGACCCCGCTGGCAAAGCGCTCCTCATGCTTGCCTCCGCTCCCGGTGCTTCCTTAGACGAAGCGGCTCAAGCCATAGTGAAGCAATTCAGCCTTCAGCCCTCCGATTCAAAGCGCGTCACGGTCAATGGTTTTCCGGCCCTGGCTTTTGTGGCCGACCAAGTGCAACAAGACCAGCAGACCGGACAGCAGGTAG
This Hymenobacter sp. GOD-10R DNA region includes the following protein-coding sequences:
- a CDS encoding M48 family metalloprotease is translated as MKKPVILGHTLALLFLLNSCATNPVTGKKEVMLVSEGQELAMGQQSDPSVINQFGLYPDQKIQSFINDKGKKMGAVSHRANINYQFRVVDSPIINAFAVPGGYVYFTRGIMAHFNNEAQFAGVLGHEIGHVTARHSAKQQTNAILGQVGLMGAMIASPRLAQFGDQASQGMQLLFLKFGRDDESQSDELGVQYSSQIGYDAAQMADFFRTLQRQQEQSSAEPVPDFLSTHPNPADRYERVHQLAAQWKQQNGSATTKLAVNRDQYLRLIDGIVYGEDPKQGFVEGNAFYHPELKFRLPVPSGWKHQNTPQQFQMADPAGKALLMLASAPGASLDEAAQAIVKQFSLQPSDSKRVTVNGFPALAFVADQVQQDQQTGQQVAGVRVLSYLIQDGKSIFMLLGAAAPADFNTYVSTFTSTMEGFARLTDLSKLNRQPERVRIKTTKTSTTLSQALKANGIPEKRMEEMAILNGMQLSDRLGAGMLYKVVGK
- a CDS encoding transposase; amino-acid sequence: MISVLDTDLTYYRRNLPHRLPPGVNLFITFRLAGSLPRAVLDNLRTEWEQLDKQHSMEDSYARQKRYFGRFDKLLDQASIGPTWLDEPTVAGVVAEALHYYDDCGYHLVCYCIMPNHVHLVATLPDASLPLLRTLQSIKSYSATKCNALLGRSGQFWQRESYDHLIRDAGEMERIISYVLENPVKARLTDDWQLWPHTYWHEL
- a CDS encoding DUF4844 domain-containing protein, whose product is MAKFDEFKNKEKFLQDNKLFYPGISDLRLKPILTEKINISADDFKTLADKGNVTSKEYQDAIKKGLDRFAEIYIDLDTEDRERVCSYYEELMDIVGLESSDGHLNNFMYGFDPTIK
- a CDS encoding DUF5103 domain-containing protein — its product is MHHLRYLALFFLATACVPLGTPITDPNAARQPGQQKPPEYYADRTLRYQDYTYDPNVRSVQCYVYTGVNTEIFQPPVVPLSQEQPIQLEFDLVNTGSQRLTAKLIHCDIDWKPSVLTDMQFLSEINEFLLTNYRTSINTKMPYYHYKLQVPRVKLSGNYLLVVQGQGGTPLLSRRLLVYQNNVEVNLAQGIPVAGSERYTLQQVDFGIRYNGMEIINPTQEVKVILRQNFRWDNAKIGLKPTFVRDAERRLDYQYFNFENAFAASSEFRFFDTRSLRQLGVGMAHLDQAATPREVTLTPEATRNGQSYTQYQDINGQRVFENREYGNGETNGDYANVTFQLHAEQAAPGPVYVFGALTDWQLKDEFRLNYDAATQQYTCKALLKQGYYNYYYVVGKQGTAPDDVYFEGSHQETENQYDLLVYYRPPGTRADLLIGYKSIDFNARP